Part of the Lotus japonicus ecotype B-129 chromosome 6, LjGifu_v1.2 genome, CAGGGCTTTCATTGGCAGGTAATTTCTATTATGCCCTGGTTAACTTGTAATATTTTAttgaaatatgagaaaattTGGAACCTAATGTTGAATGAGGAGGTCTAAGAAAAATAaagggaaaaaaagaaaaaaaaaagaagtaaatGGCAACGTGAAGACTGTTGCATGAGGAGGTCTAAGGAAAAGGACCCTCTTGGGGTTGCAGCAGGTGGCTTGGTGGTTAGTATACCGTGGCTTGGTGGCTGGTCAATGGGTCAGTTGATAGTGAGTCTTGACGCTTGACAAAGGAAGTGCGAACACGAAGATGAAACAAACTAAAATGAGTCTCATTTTCAATGTTATTCTGACTTGAAAACTCATAAGTACCTAAAAATAATAACCGTAGCACTAATATTCAGGGGGCATTATTGGCTTCGCGTATGTTTCTCCCTCTGTAGTGGCGTGGTATCCACGAATTCTGCCGTGAAGGCAGTGGCAACGGCCATGGCTGTAAAACACTGCAATAGGAAGAACTGTAGGCAGTAGCGGTCCTTGTACTATAAACAACACTGATCTTAATATGACGGATTTATATGAAATGAACTTTCTTTTAGAGTTTGTGGTTGTATATGCTATTGTCTCATATAAATATTTTGTTGGACAGGTTGCTTGCAGACCCTGCATTCATATATAGGTTTCTATTAGAGGAGGCTGCTACTATAGGTTGCTCAGTGTGGTGGGAGTTTAAAAATCGGAAAGATAGGTATGCTTTGCTCTTTTAAATGATATGAAAGTTTGTCTGGTGTTCTCATTGATGAATTGAAGTAAAATTGTTATTTAATTTGACTCTAGGATAAAGCAAGAGTGGGATCTTGCACTTATCAATGTGCTCACTGCAGCAGCATGCAATGCAGTAGTTGTTTGGTCCCTTGCTCCTTGTCGATCATATGGAAACACGTTTCAGTTTGATTTACAAAATACATTGCAAAAGCTTCCGAACAACATATTTGAAAAGAGCTATCCTCTAAGGGAATTTGACTTGCAAAAGAGAGTCCAATGCTTTTTGTTCAAGGCTGCTGAGTTGTGCATGGCTGGTTTAAGTGCTGGTGCAATACAAGGTGGATTATCAAACTCTTTGGCTAAGAAAAAGGAGGGAAGGTATATGCAGGGTTGAAAACCCAACTTATATTAAATAGCATTGGGGCTTGTAATTGTATAAACCAAGACTCCAAGAGGTTTACCTGTGATTGGTCAAACCGAGTGCTAAATACTAATTTTATCTTGATTTGTGTCATATCTGAATCGTCTACAGGTTATCTGTGTCAGTCCCAAGTGTGAGCAGCAATGCACTTGGTTACGGTGCTTTTCTTGGAATCTATGCTAACTTGAGATATCAGCTACTATGTGGatttgatagagcaatggttagCCATTTTGATGTTATTGGAGTCGCATTGTTTTTCAGCACAGTTTCCAGGTCTGCTCTTCCCCCCTACCAAATGAGTTGCTCTTCAAATTGTACTTGTATTGTGGACTGTTTTTTGAGCATTTATTCTGAATATTCTTATACAGGGTCATGAATGTTCAACTAGGAGAGACTTCCAAGCGTGCCTGGCTTGGAGTTGAGGCAGATCCACTGGCTCAGTCAGATGATCTGTTGAAAGTTTACAACAGGACTTCTGAGAATGTAGAAAACTCATCCTCAAAATGGTTTATATCAAAGAATGCAGTTGTTTCTGGGCTTGGGCTCCTGGGAATCAAGCAAGGGAATGCAGATGTGTCCGGTGCAGAATCTCCAGCTCCTAAAGCTCGAAGAAAAAGGGTTGTGCGGAAGAAGGTTGCTGCAGGAACAGCATAGATTCCTCGGATGTGAATGTAGTCATTGTCAAATTTTGCTGTTTACTAGAGTTTGCTACTGCTGGAGTGCTCTTGGTGATATCACCACTTAAATCTAGGGAAAGGGGAGgggtaattactaattagtgaGAAGATTTACATCACGTCAACTACAGATTGAGGAGGGTTTTTGTTCTTAATTTTTTCTCAGATTCTTGTATGGATCCCTTCGTGTTTTTACCATCTGAATCTGTACTATATTTGGAATGTTTTAAATAAAGTTGTCTTTAATTGAAATACGAAAACATAGTTCATATGCTCGAGTCTAGTTCTTTcaatgaattgatgatttgtGTTTTTAATCATGTAGTTTCATGAGCTTTCTCGTCCTCAAGAATCTTCCTTGTTCCTAATCCTGTTTGATAAAGAAATTTGTAAATGTTGCCCTTTTTCGTTGGAAGTGAAAACATGAGCTCATAAATCACGAAATAACAGATTCATGGACGCAAAAGGTAAAAGGCTTGGGTGAGAAAAcattgtatatatatttgtttgCATAAAggctatattttttttttcgaccTAAAAAAAAGGCTATATTTTTTAGTTAATATAACGAAGGCTCATAGACTATATTACTTTTTTTCAACTAATACTCCCACGTTTTATTTTACATATTGATCATGTTTCCTAATCCTGATTTAAAATGCAGTGCAGACTGCAGCAGTCCAAAGAAATGAAATTAAAGCAAAACAATGGTGATGAGATAATAAACAACTTGTATATTTACACACACTTATTCTCACCATATTTTCATCAATTTTGTGTTCCTATATGCTATATCACTTTTCTTGTCCTCTTTGCATGAATtctcttcattctttttctaTTACTTTTTAAGGTGAGTGAATCACGATCCTCTCATGTGAAAACTTTCTCATGTGTCATGGTGTGAAGTTTTTGTGTCTATCTCTTTCTTCATATGCATTAAACATGTGTGACCttataaatatttatgaaaagAGATAAAAACATAATGTTTTATTTGACATTGTCATGTCTCATGAGAGATTTCAAATCCCCTCGAAGTGGAGGAAGAATTTAACTATTTTTTGTTTGGTTACAAAAGAATTTAACTATTTAAGTGTGAATAAATTTTCtcaaaaataaatatagatgAATTCGGATAAATGATGGATCTGAATTCTCCACCGTTAGGGAATCTACATTCACTAAAGTCAAGGGTATGCGACGGTCTGATTTAGACGGTTAATAAAATCAACCTATTTAAATCATAGTTGTCCAAGATCAACTGTTAAGTTTCATTTACCTATGTGAATTCCACAATCCTTAAATGAAGGGATAGACAAATTGAGGTAATGTATGTTTGTTTAATAGTTGGAAAAAAGTGAAAGAGGTATCGCTTTAGTTTCATTAGTTTTTTTGTCTCATAAGTTGTGTGAATGTGAATGTACATAGTAAAGCCTTTTCTAACTCCAAGTCCAACCAACCACTTGAGACTGGACTTGACTCTCACTTGTTCCAACCATTATCCACTCCTCTTCAGCAGCACAATCCTCTCTCAGATTTGATTTGCAGAAATGAGCATTGTGCCTTTCCTTCAATACTGGCTAGTCTACCATCCAACCATCCTCAACTTCTCATGGAACCCACCTCACACCCCTGCCTCCTCCCCACTTTTCCTCTCACTCTCCATCTTCACCTACCTCTCCCTCactctcctcctctccctcctCCCTCTCCCACCCTTCCCTCCCCGCCTCCTTAAACCCATCACCGCCCTCCacaacctcctcctcctcctcctctccctcacCATGTCCCTCGGCTGCACCCTCACCATCCTCACCCACACTCCTCAATTCCGCTTCACTATCTGCTTCCCACCCGGAACCAAGCCCAATGGGCCCTTATTCTTCTGGGCCTACATCTTCTACCTCTCTAAACTCCTCGAATTCCTCGACACGCTTCTCATCATCCTTTCTCGCTCCATCCGACGCCTCACGTTCCTCCACGTGTACCACCACTCCACCGTGCTTCTCATGTGCTACCTCTGGCTCCGAACCTCTCAGTCGCTCTTCCCCATCGCGCTCCTAACTAACTCCTCCGTCCACGTCATCATGTACGGTTACTACTTCCTCACCGCCGTCGGGTCACGGCCTAAGTGGAAGCGCGCCGTCACCGATTGCCAGATCGTGCAGTTTCTCTTCAGCTTCGCCGTGTCCGGCGTGATGCTGTACTACCACTTCTCCGACGACGCAGGGTGCTCCGGGATGTCGGGTTGGTGCTTCAATGCTCTTTTCAATGCTTCTCTTTTCGCtctcttccttgattttcatcTTAAGAGTTATAATGCCAATAATAACACAAAGAAACGCTCTGTAGATTAGATAGAAGGAAATGCTCAATTGGAAATGAATGAATGAGATTCACTTTTTGTATTGTATGTTACAAGTTTATGATTATGTTGATTGCTGCAATCTCTATATTGGTTGTGTGCATTGGGAATACATGATTATGTGATTGATGCTTTGTGTATGTTTGGTTTGTCATTGATTCAAATGCAAACATGATTTCACATATTTAAAAGTATCAATAAGAAGCTAGAATTTGCCACGTGGATACAAGTTGAGGATTTTGCTCCGTCGAGTTTAACGTGGATCCACTTTAAGTTCAATGGAAATTCTCTCTTTTTTCGCTTACAATTCAAGTAATCATTTTGTTTCTGAATCGACTTTTAGAGCATAGATATCCCTCAAGCAATGCAACAATGCCTTGTAATTTAGCTTAATTATGAGTTGATTTCCCTGCTAACTAGTAACCTTTGTTGAGTCACACCCTGGACTCAAGTATGCAAGCTTCTTCGCCCCCATGAACTTGAAGCTTTAGGAGCTGTGCACTCTCTTAATGGCATACCCCACCATTATGAGTAGGATCATGTTGCCCCAGTCAAGCAAACTCCCACATGCAATGTTTCAATAAAATTAATCCCTATTAAGGCGCctcaaataatttcatattgtatagttatgacTTATGATCATTCCCTTTAAGGACTATTATAAAGCTTAGGCAGGAGTAGGAGGCATATCATTTTCACCACTCCACTCTCCATGGTCTAGAGCTTTGTAGTACTAGGTTTGGGTGAACATTTACTTTGTTGGTACTTGGTAGTGAATGAATTGGTAGCTATGATtgattttcctcttcttctttttctgtttGACCTTGCAATGTTTCAAATGGATTAGAGTAAGCTAGCTTGTTTTGCAATGTGTATTTGTGATATTATGATGTATTACTCTCTAGGATTTGATTCCCATATTTTGTAAGAATGTTTGACTTGACTTATGCCTTACAAAGCTTTAAAATAATCGATTTCCCTCCCCCTTTTATAATTTCTTAAGATACTCTACAAGTAAAAGAACAACtagttgaaataaaataaaaataaaggaaCAAATGTATATGACTAAACTAAAAAGGGATATAGTAAATGTAAATGGACTAAGACAAAGTTCAAGGTCAAATCATAGGGAACAAATGTATGACTAAACTAAACAGGGAAATAGTAAATGTAAATGGTTATTGGTGATCACTTTGTGTTGACCCAATTGGCATTTTCAATATTTGGTGCAAAACATGTCcactttaacttttttttttggtcacttCCACTTTAACATTTGGATGACCCTCTTGAATTTTGGGCCTCAAGCCCATTGCATATACTAGTCCAAATCTACTAAATTGGATAATTGATTTGGTTGTTTGTCTTCGCATACTACCAGAGTTATCAGTCCATTTAATTGACGATGCTGCCTAATAATAATGGCTTTATCAGGCTCATTATTCAAATTTGGtcctttttttttacattacctGATGAACTCAACTAATCGGCTATATAAACTATTAGCTCACATTCTTGAGTTAATCTAGCATATTAAACTTTACATTTACTAGGTTCTTTTTTTAGTTCCACCTAGTTTTCTTTTTTCGTATTAACATCATCATTTTAACTAAGCTAGCTCGGACATTTTTTACAACTAGTTGAATCGCTCTTTTGATATCCAAGATATACAAAGAATATTTTTGACAACTAGTTGAATCAAGGTTTTTATCGAATCGCTTAATCATTAATATATAATTCGTGTTATCCATATTGCAATGACTAAATATTTAGTAAATTCATTGTCAATCATTTTCAAATAAATGAATCGGCACCGTCTACCCTGTGTCTGTGTCTGATTTTAATACATTGGGGTGAAAAATCAATGTTACTAGATGCTAAGATCTTTTTCCATTTGTTGTGAGAATCAAATGTCTGGAATATGGAAATGCTACATCAACAATGTGATTCACCTTACCACCGTTTCGGTCGGCCTAAATAACTACACGACTAGTGACCATTAAATTGGTCATCGGGATTATCAGGACGACTAAATGCAAAATTTCCGCTCATTTAACCAACTAGCTAAATATAAAGGTAAGTGGTTATACTGTTATGCAGACTAACGATAAAACATATCTACTATAAATCATTTTGATCACTAGCACAAATTTGATAACACTGTAAACTACTATCATTATTCATTTTGCTTAACTACACTCTCAACCACATACACCACCTTACATCACTGGATTGATTAGAGTCACGCCTTGCTTAAATAGGCAAGAGCAAAaactatattttattattagcTTTCTTTATTCATATTATGTATACAATGAAACTTGCACTCATATCACACATATGAAAACCATGATACCTACCAAAGTCATCAATTTGCATTAATCCATTATCTTGCTCTTTattttctgaagcttttccgTGTTGGTTGATGATggataaattattaaatttacgATTTCTTTTCTTGCATCATGCACAAATTTCAAGCACTTAGTTAGTTTTGACAAtgtatatatttggtttttcataTAATCTACTCATTAACCTACTCATCATAGTATTTGTACTTTAGTTTTTGTTGTAACTCGTATCAGGTACGGTATCTGTATTAGTGTAATATAGCTCGTGAATACAGTCAATTAGGAGAAAGTGTGGTTGGTATTGTAATTACACTCACATAGATCGAGAGTGAGATAAAAGTAGAAGAAAGAATATAATAATTGATGTGAtggaaaaaaagaagataattaaaattagtagaaataagataaaataataaatagagTGAGAATGAATTAAATCTCATCCAAGTAAAGACAAGAATAGAAGTTGAAATGAAATTGAGTAATTGAAATTTTGTGACTCTAGGGAGACCGGGAAGCACTCAGCTGTGAAGGAATGCCATTCTTCACCTGCTCCATATTTATTGAGCTGCGCGCTTAATCATCAACCAAAACCAAGAAGGTCTGAATTTTCATGTGAACTCCGTGTGGTGACTCTGTCACTGAATGGCTCATGAGTGCTGAGTCAGACACATAATTCACCATGCATGCCTATTATTACATTCACATTTAATGATGAATTACGTGCAGCAGGtaaaacatcaaagatcacctcaaaaataaaattgtgcATATTTTACAGAAACATTGACTCCTACACTCAACAAAGTAATTTTGTGACCACAGAAGATGGAACCTTAATCCGAGTGAAGAGCAAGGAAGAAACACGTACCCCCAACTTTGCATGCTTCCATTGAATTGAAAATTAGCAATCCTATTCCATCTGCAACTCGACCGACCGCAACCGCAGTTTAAAACTCTGACCTAGTAGTGGTGTTTGATTAGAGGGACCAGTGATTAAAATGAGTGACATATTTTCTGGGTTGTTGTATTTGTTAGTGAGCAATCCCACCATTGAAAATTTCTCATGGATCCCAGGAAAAACCATGGCCTCATCTCCAACCTTCCTCTGCTTCACAATCCTCTCTTACCTTCTCTCCATTTTCATTCTCACCAAAATCACATCTCCACCATCCATTCCCAAATCCATCCTCAAACCCATCTCAGCCCTCCACAACACCtcactcctcctcctctccttcatCATGGCCCTTGGCTGCCTTCTCTCTGCCATCTCCCGTGCACCTCACCTCCAATGGATCATATGCTTCCCGCCCGGAACGAAGCCGGTCGGGCCGCTCTTCTTCTGGGCTTATGTCTTCTACCTCTCCAAGATCCTTGAATTTGTGGACACGCTACTCATCATCCTCAGCGGCTCCTCCTTTCGACGCCTCACGTTCCTCCACTTGTATCACCATGCAACAGTCTTGGTCATGTGCTACATCTGGCTGCAGACGTCGCAAACTATGTTTCCGGCGGTGCTCATCACCAACGCCTCCGTGCATGTTCTAATGTACGCATACTACTTATCATGCGCGTTGGGGGCACGTCCCAGGTGGAAGAAACTCGTGACGAACTGCCAAATTATGCAGTTCTACTCGAGTTTCTTGGTTGTTAGTGTGATGTTGTACTTCCACTTCACCAGTGATTATGGTTGCTCTGGGGTTTGGGGTTGGGCCTTTAATGTCGTCTTCTACACCTCTCTTCTCCTCTTATTCCTCGACTTTCACAGGAAGAATTACGGTGCATCTTCTAATAAAACGATTTATTTCAATTAATCCTGATTCCATGcctttttaatctaattaatctCATTTTCACAAGTAACatttgaacaatttttttcccttttttttttttcaagttgcATGGCGCTAcaaagtgcatgtttgaaaaatcACGGTGAGCTAAAATTAATGTAGATAAAAGCATCTTCTCTTAATTTTTGTAAACTAAGATTTAATAAACAATGTGAatattccttttcttttttcctcttttcCCTCTTATAATGCTGGTAATAGTATGTTTTACTCATTAGATTAGTGCAAAAACATTTATATTAGTATTCATCTCACACAGTTATTGTTTAAATTACATTTTCTGATTTACAGGGTTGTTGCCAATATCTTGCAAGGAAGTTGGTCGTAAATCACGCACAAACATAAGCCGATCTCCATGAGAAAACACCAACTCAAAAGACACTAAACCTTTGTGAAGCGCGGCTAATAATAAGTCTAGCATGTGGTAGGTCGATCACTGACgcttttaaaaaatgatttacttaaAATCTGAACTAACACTTTTTGTTTCAGGGTAATTTACCAGGATGGAAAATACCAATTAAAATGGAAAAGGATGGAAGAATTGCATCTATATATATGTGCTTGGAAGGGGAAGGAATTCTGGAGGTGAAAAGTTCTGTGTCAGTTTTCTTTGCTATCATTCGAAGAAAATATGGACTAACTTAAATGCCCTTTACCCCATTGTATTATAAACCATACCCTTTTAGTTAcattacgttttttttttccttcggAAAACTAGTTACATTACGTTAAATACCTTTCTACATTTTTTATGTACTTAGTAATAATAATTATCTGAATGAACACTATCTCCTAATAAGCCATCAAGTAATTCTCTGAATGAGAAATTGAATATTGATGAGAGCTTCATAGAGGAACGTGATTGTATTTGAAGCAAATCTCTGCGAGATAAAAGTGTGATTGAGAGGTCTCCATCCAATGGATCCGCGGAGAGTGTAATATAGCTACTGATTGACTTGCTAGAGCAGATACTAGATACTCACCCGTGTGTTAGAGTTTTAGAGGCTCCCCATGTTGAGTTGAGAACTCTCTTGTTGAAAGATTATTTACTTATTCCTGaacgtttttcttttcttttcttgttttATGATGTGTCAAATACTACTTAGTTAATtaggttattattattattattattattggaaTGATTAAAAATGATCCAAAAGAGAatgtaaacgttagggacgtCATTGTGTTCAAAATTATCATAAAGAAGGCTGAATAGGTGAAATGAATAGGGAATGACTGAAAATTATTCCTAAAACAGTATTCTTATCTCTCTATTTAAGTGTGAACATGCATGCTTCCCATTGGCACACAAGTTCATTTCCTGGAAATTGTTTTTAGCAAATTATGCATGCTGAAGGTCTTCTCCATGTTGCAATAGACTCATTTTTTATTGCCTTTTTTTCGGTTTTTGTTGTTTCATTGACTTTTCATTAAGTGCAAATCGAATTAACAAAAGGATATCTTAAAACCTAAAAACCAGACATATAAATGAGAATTGTCTGCTGTAATAATCATATATTTTCTTCACATCTAGCTGGGACTACGAGATAAGACATAGAGTGATGAGTCATGAGACACATTGAGGACAAATCTGAAAACTAAACTAAAAAACATTGCATGCGAAAAATCCAAAGACAGAAACGCAAGTACACTAGctttctattattattttttaaaaaagtgaaacaaaattTACATCTTTACATTTTCTATAAGCAAACCTAAAAATAGTATCACTATCGATCAGGACTTACCACTGCCCT contains:
- the LOC130722321 gene encoding protein RETICULATA-RELATED 1, chloroplastic; amino-acid sequence: MSHALLRPAQIMPVNSYVPKTSTPPNSIPKLASFRRRRIFLVRSSSAAADVDSDSALGNNSSSSSFLEKCFAAPPAPVAASVAPLMKGKYGALGAVTLEKSKLDMSQKQTKSSPELSTGGGGGGIGKINKHGGGDGGDDDGDDDDYFDDFDDGDEGGDDGLFRRRIVLQELFDRKFVDAVLNEWQRTVMDLPAGMRQAYEMGLISSAQMVKFLTINARPTVSRFVSRSLPQGLSRAFIGRLLADPAFIYRFLLEEAATIGCSVWWEFKNRKDRIKQEWDLALINVLTAAACNAVVVWSLAPCRSYGNTFQFDLQNTLQKLPNNIFEKSYPLREFDLQKRVQCFLFKAAELCMAGLSAGAIQGGLSNSLAKKKEGRLSVSVPSVSSNALGYGAFLGIYANLRYQLLCGFDRAMVSHFDVIGVALFFSTVSRVMNVQLGETSKRAWLGVEADPLAQSDDLLKVYNRTSENVENSSSKWFISKNAVVSGLGLLGIKQGNADVSGAESPAPKARRKRVVRKKVAAGTA
- the LOC130726747 gene encoding elongation of fatty acids protein 3-like → MSIVPFLQYWLVYHPTILNFSWNPPHTPASSPLFLSLSIFTYLSLTLLLSLLPLPPFPPRLLKPITALHNLLLLLLSLTMSLGCTLTILTHTPQFRFTICFPPGTKPNGPLFFWAYIFYLSKLLEFLDTLLIILSRSIRRLTFLHVYHHSTVLLMCYLWLRTSQSLFPIALLTNSSVHVIMYGYYFLTAVGSRPKWKRAVTDCQIVQFLFSFAVSGVMLYYHFSDDAGCSGMSGWCFNALFNASLFALFLDFHLKSYNANNNTKKRSVD
- the LOC130726375 gene encoding elongation of fatty acids protein 3-like; translated protein: MSDIFSGLLYLLVSNPTIENFSWIPGKTMASSPTFLCFTILSYLLSIFILTKITSPPSIPKSILKPISALHNTSLLLLSFIMALGCLLSAISRAPHLQWIICFPPGTKPVGPLFFWAYVFYLSKILEFVDTLLIILSGSSFRRLTFLHLYHHATVLVMCYIWLQTSQTMFPAVLITNASVHVLMYAYYLSCALGARPRWKKLVTNCQIMQFYSSFLVVSVMLYFHFTSDYGCSGVWGWAFNVVFYTSLLLLFLDFHRKNYGASSNKTIYFN